The Devosia sp. A16 genome includes a window with the following:
- a CDS encoding 3-deoxy-7-phosphoheptulonate synthase, whose amino-acid sequence MLKSTDDLRIKQIRELRTPEEVIREFPRTDAATRTVISSRHALHNILHGSDDRLAVVVGPCSIHDPKAALDYARRLASVRERLAGSLEIVMRVYFEKPRTTVGWKGLINDPNLDGSFDIDNGLRLARSLLLEINNLGLPAGSEFLDMTTPQYFADLVSWGAIGARTTESQVHRELASGLSCPVGFKNGTDGNVRIALDAVKSASQPHHFLAVTKSGHSAIAATTGNDDCHIILRGGSKATNYDAQSVDAACKEAEKSGIRPAVMIDASHANSSKKPENQPLVLAEVGAQIAAGDMRIIGVMAESNLVAGRQDLMPGKELVYGQSITDGCIDWDSTVEVLEKLAEAVEERRRVTGQLVA is encoded by the coding sequence ATGCTGAAATCCACCGACGACCTGCGCATCAAACAGATCCGCGAACTCCGAACCCCCGAAGAGGTGATCCGCGAGTTCCCGCGCACTGATGCGGCGACCCGCACCGTGATCAGCTCGCGCCACGCGCTGCACAATATCCTGCATGGCAGCGACGATCGTCTTGCCGTCGTGGTCGGCCCCTGCTCCATCCACGATCCGAAGGCGGCGCTCGACTATGCCCGCCGCCTCGCCTCGGTCCGGGAGCGCCTTGCCGGCAGCCTCGAGATCGTCATGCGCGTCTATTTCGAGAAGCCCCGAACCACCGTCGGCTGGAAGGGCCTGATCAACGATCCCAACCTCGATGGCAGCTTCGACATCGACAACGGGCTGCGGCTCGCCCGTTCGCTGCTGCTCGAGATCAACAATCTCGGCCTGCCCGCCGGTTCCGAATTCCTCGACATGACCACGCCCCAGTATTTCGCCGACCTGGTGTCATGGGGCGCCATCGGCGCGCGCACCACCGAGAGCCAGGTGCATCGCGAGCTCGCCTCCGGGCTGAGCTGCCCGGTCGGCTTCAAGAACGGCACCGACGGCAATGTCCGCATCGCGCTGGACGCAGTGAAATCGGCGAGCCAGCCGCACCATTTCCTGGCCGTGACCAAATCCGGCCACTCCGCCATCGCGGCAACCACCGGCAATGACGATTGCCACATCATCCTGCGCGGTGGCAGCAAGGCGACCAACTACGACGCGCAGAGCGTCGATGCCGCCTGTAAGGAGGCAGAGAAGTCCGGCATCCGTCCGGCCGTGATGATCGACGCCAGCCACGCCAACTCGTCCAAGAAGCCCGAGAACCAGCCGCTGGTGCTGGCCGAAGTCGGCGCCCAGATCGCCGCCGGCGACATGCGGATCATCGGCGTGATGGCCGAATCCAACCTCGTGGCCGGTCGCCAGGATCTCATGCCGGGCAAGGAACTGGTCTACGGCCAGTCGATCACCGACGGCTGCATCGACTGGGACTCGACCGTCGAAGTGCTGGAAAAGCTAGCCGAGGCGGTGGAAGAGCGTCGGCGGGTAACCGGCCAACTGGTGGCCTGA
- the pgsA gene encoding CDP-diacylglycerol--glycerol-3-phosphate 3-phosphatidyltransferase, which translates to MTLPNQLTIGRILAIPVICLFLVSDWEWLRWIALLLYIAAAVTDWLDGFLARRMNLNSALGKMLDPIADKLLVGALLITFAWTRDLNGWDLIPAIAIMLREIFVSGLREYLGNRSISVPVTFLAKWKTTVQLVALGLIIAAPMLLGLGFISHVFLWLAGGLTVWTGWEYLRSTWPHLSGPEL; encoded by the coding sequence ATGACACTTCCCAACCAGCTGACCATCGGCCGCATCCTGGCGATTCCGGTGATCTGCCTGTTCCTGGTATCCGACTGGGAATGGCTGCGCTGGATCGCGCTGCTGCTCTATATCGCGGCCGCCGTCACCGACTGGCTCGACGGTTTTCTCGCCCGGCGGATGAATCTCAACTCGGCGCTCGGCAAGATGCTCGATCCGATTGCCGACAAGCTGCTGGTCGGCGCGCTGCTCATCACCTTCGCCTGGACCCGCGACCTGAACGGCTGGGACCTGATCCCGGCCATCGCGATCATGCTGCGCGAGATCTTCGTTTCGGGCCTGCGCGAGTATCTGGGCAACCGCTCGATCAGCGTGCCGGTCACCTTCCTCGCCAAGTGGAAGACCACCGTGCAGCTCGTTGCGCTCGGGTTGATCATCGCCGCACCGATGCTGCTCGGCCTTGGTTTCATCAGCCATGTCTTCCTGTGGCTCGCCGGCGGCCTCACCGTCTGGACCGGCTGGGAGTATCTGCGCTCCACCTGGCCGCACCTGTCGGGACCTGAACTATGA
- a CDS encoding MoaD/ThiS family protein, translated as MKIRYFAWLRERLNRSEEDVSPPPEVVTVGDLIQWLRDRDEAADLAMQKPNLIKAALDTEIVPHSTPIGGAKVIALFPPMTGG; from the coding sequence ATGAAGATCCGCTATTTCGCCTGGCTGCGCGAACGCCTCAACCGCAGTGAGGAAGACGTGTCTCCTCCGCCCGAGGTGGTCACTGTCGGCGACCTGATTCAATGGCTGAGGGATCGCGACGAAGCCGCTGACCTGGCGATGCAAAAGCCCAATCTGATCAAGGCGGCGCTCGACACCGAAATCGTCCCGCACTCGACGCCCATCGGCGGTGCCAAGGTCATCGCCCTGTTCCCGCCGATGACCGGCGGCTGA
- a CDS encoding molybdenum cofactor biosynthesis protein MoaE, with product MSVRLQEASFDPGAETNAFLAASAGAGAAVTFTGLVRSRPDDPVSTLTLESYPELAEAQIGKAIAEAVVRFGLIKASVIHRHGRLAVGEPIVQVMTLAPHRQAAFDGASFLMDYLKTDAPFWKKELTPEGERWVEAKPEDDDARARWNKR from the coding sequence ATGTCGGTCCGCCTGCAGGAGGCATCCTTCGATCCCGGCGCCGAAACCAACGCCTTTCTCGCCGCGTCGGCCGGGGCCGGCGCCGCGGTGACCTTTACCGGTCTCGTCCGCTCGCGCCCCGACGATCCGGTCAGCACCCTGACGCTCGAAAGCTATCCCGAGCTCGCCGAAGCGCAGATCGGGAAGGCCATTGCCGAGGCGGTGGTGCGCTTCGGGCTCATCAAGGCATCGGTCATCCACCGCCATGGCCGGCTCGCCGTGGGCGAGCCGATCGTCCAGGTGATGACCTTGGCGCCGCACCGGCAGGCCGCCTTCGACGGCGCCTCCTTCCTGATGGATTATCTGAAGACCGACGCCCCCTTCTGGAAGAAGGAGTTGACCCCCGAGGGGGAACGCTGGGTCGAGGCCAAGCCTGAAGACGACGACGCCCGCGCCAGATGGAACAAGCGATGA
- a CDS encoding VOC family protein, translating into MTDLRPPFSLVGIDHVVFIVDDLAKATKWYADVLGCQPGYSYPTLGMEQVWCGAALIVLWDITHPGAAAAIPPVKGGRNVDHVCIALSPFDEGAMRAHLAAHDVRIEREALHGGARGMGNSFYVLDPWGNKLELKGPAVYPDGRDWPKT; encoded by the coding sequence ATGACGGATCTCCGCCCGCCCTTCTCGCTCGTGGGCATCGACCACGTCGTCTTCATCGTCGACGACCTGGCGAAGGCCACCAAATGGTACGCTGATGTGCTCGGCTGCCAGCCCGGCTACTCCTATCCGACGCTCGGCATGGAGCAGGTCTGGTGCGGCGCCGCGCTGATCGTCCTCTGGGACATCACCCATCCGGGCGCTGCCGCCGCCATCCCGCCGGTCAAGGGCGGCCGCAATGTCGACCACGTCTGCATCGCGCTGTCGCCCTTCGATGAAGGCGCGATGCGCGCCCATCTCGCGGCGCATGATGTGCGGATCGAGCGCGAAGCCCTGCATGGCGGGGCTCGCGGCATGGGCAACTCGTTCTATGTGCTCGATCCCTGGGGCAACAAGCTCGAGCTCAAGGGTCCCGCCGTCTATCCGGACGGGCGGGATTGGCCGAAGACCTGA